From a single Lentimicrobiaceae bacterium genomic region:
- the surE gene encoding 5'/3'-nucleotidase SurE, with protein MSKPLILITNDDGIHAKGIRNLIRIMRTLGDVVVVAPDKPMSGMGHAVTISSPLRVHKLAEEVGYSEYSCSGTPADCVKLGQKAIMERNPDLIVSGINHGSNASVNVIYSGTMAAVLEGAMENIPSIGFSLNDYASDADFSKCEPYILSIAGKVLKEGLPDYTCLNVNIPAVNGAPIKGIKVVRQAMAFWDEKFDHRKDPHQRDYFWLTGVFRNRDEGEDTDQWALHHNYVSVVPVHFDLTSHKTIPLLKDLETGSMN; from the coding sequence ATGAGCAAACCTCTGATTTTAATTACCAATGATGATGGTATACATGCCAAAGGCATCCGAAACCTTATCAGGATTATGCGTACACTAGGCGATGTAGTTGTGGTTGCACCAGATAAACCTATGTCTGGCATGGGTCATGCCGTCACCATTTCTTCTCCGCTCAGGGTTCATAAACTGGCCGAAGAAGTAGGCTACAGTGAATATTCATGTAGTGGAACTCCAGCCGATTGCGTTAAACTTGGGCAGAAAGCAATTATGGAACGTAATCCTGATCTTATTGTTTCCGGCATTAATCACGGGTCAAATGCATCGGTGAATGTGATTTATTCGGGCACAATGGCGGCTGTTCTTGAAGGAGCAATGGAGAATATCCCTTCTATTGGTTTTTCATTGAATGATTATGCATCTGATGCCGATTTCAGTAAGTGTGAACCTTATATTCTTTCCATTGCCGGTAAGGTGCTTAAAGAGGGTTTGCCTGATTATACTTGCCTGAATGTGAATATTCCAGCTGTAAATGGTGCGCCAATCAAGGGAATTAAGGTTGTGAGGCAGGCTATGGCATTTTGGGATGAGAAATTTGATCACCGTAAAGATCCCCACCAACGTGATTATTTCTGGCTTACCGGTGTTTTTCGTAACCGCGACGAGGGCGAAGATACCGACCAATGGGCGCTCCATCATAATTATGTTTCGGTAGTGCCTGTGCATTTTGACCTTACATCTCATAAAACCATACCTTTGCTTAAAGATTTGGAAACAGGGAGTATGAATTAA
- the lpxB gene encoding lipid-A-disaccharide synthase: MKYYIIAGEASGDLHASNLIRELKNGDPLAEFRCWGGDLMQAQGANIVKHYRDLAFMGFLEVLLNLRAIMGNLKFCKVDIQQFKPDAVILVDYPGFNLRIARFVHKLKIPVIYYISPQIWAWKQSRVKIIRKVVDKMLVILPFEKDFYARHKVEVEFTGHPLLDALARKQVMPLNTGDEKPVVALLPGSRSQEIKKVLPVMLEVAEHFKEVKFVIAGVPSLGEEFYHQFEVHQDVQVIMNRTYDLLSHAKAALVTSGTATLETALIGTPEVVCYKGGYLSYLIARQLIKIKYISLVNLIMDRLVVKELIQHDLNVRQLTDELNALLYNDEYRTKMLDDYHELSIKLGGVGASAKAAEVILNFIKTKPAQA; encoded by the coding sequence TTGAAATACTACATCATTGCAGGAGAAGCTTCTGGTGATCTGCACGCTTCAAATCTTATTCGTGAATTGAAAAATGGTGATCCACTGGCAGAGTTTCGTTGCTGGGGGGGCGATCTTATGCAAGCACAGGGTGCAAATATTGTGAAACATTACCGTGACCTGGCATTTATGGGGTTTCTGGAGGTTCTGCTTAATTTGCGCGCCATCATGGGAAATCTTAAGTTCTGCAAGGTTGATATTCAGCAGTTTAAGCCAGATGCCGTTATTCTTGTTGATTATCCCGGATTTAATCTTCGCATTGCCCGCTTTGTTCATAAATTGAAAATCCCTGTTATCTACTATATTTCACCTCAAATATGGGCATGGAAACAATCAAGAGTGAAAATCATCAGAAAGGTCGTTGATAAAATGCTGGTAATTTTGCCTTTTGAAAAGGACTTTTATGCAAGACATAAAGTTGAGGTTGAATTTACTGGTCATCCATTGCTTGATGCGCTTGCCCGGAAGCAAGTAATGCCTCTGAATACTGGTGACGAAAAACCTGTAGTGGCTTTATTGCCGGGTAGCCGCAGCCAGGAAATTAAAAAGGTACTACCTGTAATGCTGGAAGTTGCTGAGCATTTCAAAGAAGTTAAGTTTGTGATTGCAGGCGTTCCTTCACTTGGTGAAGAGTTTTATCATCAGTTTGAAGTGCATCAGGATGTTCAGGTGATCATGAATCGCACTTATGACCTGTTAAGTCATGCCAAAGCTGCTTTGGTTACATCTGGTACGGCTACCCTTGAAACGGCATTGATTGGAACTCCTGAAGTAGTTTGCTATAAGGGAGGGTATTTGTCATATCTTATTGCCAGGCAGTTGATTAAGATTAAATATATTTCATTGGTTAATCTCATTATGGACAGGCTTGTGGTGAAGGAGTTGATTCAACATGATTTAAATGTCAGGCAACTTACTGATGAATTGAATGCCCTTTTATACAATGATGAATACCGGACTAAAATGCTTGATGATTATCACGAGCTTAGTATTAAACTCGGTGGAGTAGGGGCGTCAGCTAAAGCGGCAGAGGTAATTCTGAATTTCATAAAAACAAAGCCTGCTCAGGCTTAA
- a CDS encoding DUF502 domain-containing protein, whose amino-acid sequence MSKGKISKSLLSWFLQGLLFTAPLALTIYIIVVSFNVVDGILTDVILGIFGIRIPGLGMVVILITITIIGFLGSSIVFRPLLAYLDKLISQAPLVKVIYTSIKDFMSAFVGKERRFTEPVLVKVSKEANLEKMGFITQKDLSNLGISDQKVAVYLPHSYNFSGNLFIVPVENITPLNAPPAEVMKFIVSAGVTTIDGKQRATDK is encoded by the coding sequence AAAATATCGAAGAGCCTGCTTTCATGGTTTCTTCAGGGCTTGCTATTTACGGCTCCTCTGGCTCTAACAATATATATTATTGTAGTGTCATTTAATGTAGTGGACGGGATTCTCACCGATGTAATTTTGGGTATTTTCGGAATCAGAATACCCGGATTGGGAATGGTTGTGATTTTAATAACCATTACCATTATTGGTTTTTTAGGCTCGTCTATTGTTTTCAGACCTTTACTGGCCTATCTCGATAAATTAATAAGTCAGGCTCCACTTGTTAAGGTAATTTATACTTCTATAAAAGATTTTATGTCAGCATTTGTTGGCAAAGAGCGTCGGTTTACCGAGCCGGTTCTGGTGAAAGTGAGCAAAGAGGCCAACCTGGAGAAAATGGGATTTATTACCCAGAAAGACTTGTCTAATCTGGGTATTTCTGATCAAAAAGTGGCTGTTTATCTGCCCCATTCATATAATTTTTCTGGTAATCTTTTTATAGTTCCTGTTGAAAATATAACCCCACTCAATGCTCCGCCAGCCGAAGTGATGAAATTTATTGTAAGTGCAGGCGTTACTACTATTGATGGTAAACAAAGAGCAACGGATAAATGA